In Candidatus Delongbacteria bacterium, one genomic interval encodes:
- a CDS encoding histidine phosphatase family protein, which translates to MLRTVIIFRHAKSDWDSEYSHDRERPLARRGSEAARAMGRLLSAAGLVPDMVISSPAVRAAATVDLAIIAGDWPCTRETSESLYQCGASEMLHALRGLPNSVERVLLAGHETSCSETVSRLIGGGDIRIPTGSMACISLELKNWKDCAWGDGELSWLVPPRMLTEGPRPLFRDPRVQDDSPRRSK; encoded by the coding sequence ATGCTGCGTACCGTGATCATCTTCCGTCATGCCAAGTCCGACTGGGACTCGGAGTACTCGCACGACCGTGAACGCCCGTTGGCCCGCCGGGGCAGCGAAGCCGCGCGCGCCATGGGACGTCTGCTCTCCGCGGCCGGGCTGGTGCCCGACATGGTCATCAGTTCACCCGCCGTGCGTGCGGCGGCAACCGTGGACCTGGCGATCATCGCGGGTGATTGGCCCTGTACGCGCGAGACCAGCGAATCCCTGTACCAGTGCGGAGCCAGCGAGATGCTGCACGCGCTGCGCGGACTGCCGAACTCGGTGGAACGTGTTCTGTTGGCCGGGCACGAGACCTCATGCAGCGAGACCGTGAGCCGCCTGATCGGTGGCGGCGACATCCGCATTCCCACCGGATCGATGGCCTGCATATCACTGGAGCTGAAGAACTGGAAGGACTGCGCCTGGGGTGACGGCGAACTGTCCTGGCTTGTGCCGCCCCGCATGCTCACCGAGGGGCCACGTCCGCTGTTTCGTGACCCGCGTGTTCAGGACGACTCTCCCCGACGCAGCAAGTAG
- a CDS encoding DoxX family protein yields MKYPSLDHDTTDLLFRALFSSIFLALGLEHLFHDQLIQQMMPGMLPFKRMFSLLCGAWLLCGGSMLLAGWHTRQAAAMLGGFLVLVTAVVHLRGMLGLPTGLPLEWSWLWELYQRSNFVKNLCLLGVCFHLLNHEPGRFSLDAWWKARRAPLS; encoded by the coding sequence ATGAAGTATCCCAGCCTGGATCACGACACCACCGACCTGCTCTTCCGGGCACTGTTCAGCAGCATCTTCCTGGCACTGGGCCTGGAACATCTGTTCCACGACCAGCTGATCCAGCAGATGATGCCCGGAATGCTGCCCTTCAAACGCATGTTTTCACTGCTCTGTGGAGCCTGGCTGCTCTGCGGGGGCAGCATGCTGCTGGCGGGATGGCACACACGGCAGGCTGCGGCCATGCTGGGGGGATTTCTGGTGCTGGTCACGGCGGTCGTGCACCTGCGGGGCATGCTGGGCCTGCCCACGGGACTGCCGCTGGAATGGAGCTGGCTCTGGGAACTGTATCAGCGCAGCAATTTCGTCAAGAATCTCTGCCTGCTGGGAGTGTGTTTTCACCTGCTGAATCACGAACCGGGACGCTTCAGTCTCGATGCCTGGTGGAAAGCGCGCCGCGCGCCGCTCAGCTGA
- a CDS encoding phosphotransferase — MKHGGNPGSSRGETRVGQVPAYELRMVTIEENFQFLIFETGKQLDAALANLEDPDPARFSVVQSRDDYIDQLKALIESRCYRQVQDAGGSARKLMDRLIAQNVITANLERIADYAVNLCKQALYLHNTRLPRQFNYFEMFSEVRAGIDGILPALKDLDVDLAMEICNRESTLDNRFKEYLDRITLRLQSGRQARDLLTMLFILRYLERMGDCLLNIGEAIISAAVGQRMKIHQMEALDSNLRAVGNQPRLDSLKLHDYRDTRSGCRITRVEGIETVHAARAAIFKEGRLAKIAREEANLRRWSELDPALVPRIFEYQPHEDKASLLVEYFTGNTLQALLLGGTEESGRLGVQEVLEVLPGIWERTLIQEPVAPRFLSQLKRRMGDVRRVHPGLGRHAQELCGVTVPSLGDLLGLLAEVDRELHAPFSVWIHGDLNVDNLIYNTKRNSLHLIDLYRSEQQDYLQDISVFMVSMYRLPVKDPQRRREIAQRITSVRRAAEAFALAHDDHEWQARLCLGIARSCISSIRFVLDRRFARQLFLLGIYLMETMVDHDGPASSYRLPRDLFRA; from the coding sequence ATGAAACACGGCGGAAACCCGGGATCCTCTCGCGGTGAGACACGGGTGGGCCAGGTGCCGGCCTACGAGCTGCGCATGGTCACCATCGAGGAGAATTTCCAGTTCCTGATCTTCGAAACGGGCAAGCAGCTCGACGCCGCGCTGGCCAATCTCGAAGATCCGGACCCGGCGCGCTTCAGCGTGGTCCAGTCGCGCGACGACTACATCGACCAGCTGAAGGCCCTGATCGAATCACGCTGTTACCGTCAGGTCCAGGACGCAGGCGGCTCGGCACGCAAACTGATGGACCGTCTGATCGCCCAGAATGTGATCACGGCCAACCTGGAGCGCATCGCGGATTACGCCGTCAACCTGTGCAAGCAGGCGCTCTACCTGCACAACACGCGCCTTCCGCGGCAGTTCAACTATTTCGAGATGTTCAGCGAGGTGCGGGCCGGCATCGATGGAATCCTGCCGGCCCTCAAGGATCTGGACGTGGACCTGGCCATGGAGATCTGCAACCGGGAGTCCACTCTGGACAACCGCTTCAAGGAGTATCTCGACCGCATCACGCTGCGCCTGCAGAGCGGTCGCCAGGCCCGTGACCTGTTGACCATGCTCTTCATCCTGCGCTACCTGGAACGCATGGGAGACTGTCTGCTGAACATCGGTGAAGCCATCATTTCCGCCGCGGTGGGCCAGCGGATGAAGATTCACCAGATGGAGGCCCTGGACTCCAACCTGCGTGCGGTGGGCAACCAGCCGCGCCTGGACAGCCTGAAGCTGCATGACTACCGTGACACGCGCAGCGGTTGCCGGATCACGCGCGTGGAGGGAATCGAAACGGTACACGCGGCCCGGGCAGCCATCTTCAAGGAAGGGCGTCTGGCCAAGATCGCGCGCGAGGAAGCCAACCTGCGCCGCTGGAGCGAACTGGATCCCGCTCTGGTTCCCCGCATCTTCGAGTATCAGCCCCATGAGGACAAGGCCTCGCTGCTGGTGGAGTACTTCACGGGAAACACCTTGCAGGCCCTGCTGCTGGGCGGTACGGAGGAGAGTGGCCGACTGGGTGTTCAGGAAGTGCTCGAGGTCCTGCCCGGTATCTGGGAGCGCACACTGATCCAGGAACCCGTGGCGCCCCGCTTCCTGTCGCAGCTCAAACGCCGGATGGGTGATGTGCGCCGTGTGCACCCCGGACTGGGTCGGCATGCCCAGGAACTCTGCGGTGTCACGGTTCCTTCACTGGGCGACCTGCTGGGATTGCTGGCCGAGGTGGACAGGGAGCTGCACGCGCCATTCTCGGTCTGGATCCATGGGGACCTCAACGTGGACAACCTGATCTACAACACCAAGCGGAACAGTCTGCACCTGATTGACCTCTACCGCAGCGAACAGCAGGACTACCTCCAGGACATCTCGGTGTTCATGGTCTCGATGTATCGCCTGCCGGTCAAGGACCCACAGCGCCGCCGCGAGATCGCCCAGCGCATCACGAGCGTGCGGCGCGCGGCCGAAGCATTCGCTCTGGCCCACGATGATCACGAGTGGCAGGCCCGGCTCTGCCTGGGTATCGCCCGTTCCTGCATCAGCTCGATCCGCTTCGTGCTGGATCGACGCTTCGCACGCCAATTGTTCCTGCTGGGCATCTACCTGATGGAAACCATGGTGGATCACGATGGGCCCGCGTCCAGCTACCGTCTGCCTCGGGACCTGTTCCGGGCATGA
- a CDS encoding MmgE/PrpD family protein has protein sequence MSISRQIARFSLGLSYKDLPAPVVQEVKRYLYDSVGCAYGSMGTRDVAAIRRICGSMGGTPEATVLGFGEKLPAVNVSLLNSLMIRALDFNDIYWKEDPSHPSDLIPAALAVGELVDAPMEKVITAIVLAYEFEQRLCLFGKPGVRERGWHHATLTQFVSPIVAGYLLGLTEDQLVHAIGINGCHNHTIGCPTAGKLTMMKNTVDPMAVQSGVFAALMAREGYSGTELVFEGKEGLKHCFGEGWDDEALVGGLGESWKILECGMKAFPTEALTHTHLSATLKVMQGHGLTHKDVKEVIVTTIARACDILFDPHKYRPESRETADHSLPYCIAAAIVDGKITTASFSDEKMKDPAIWETIDKIKGEASLEFEAMFPAKQPSRVRILTTDGREFSEYLEYPKGDPREPMTQADLDAKFGGLAAGRLSPQKQQQVKQDIFACETLSCRELMQRLVCDL, from the coding sequence ATGAGCATTTCCCGCCAGATCGCCCGGTTTTCACTGGGGCTGAGCTACAAGGACCTGCCGGCCCCGGTGGTCCAGGAAGTGAAACGCTATCTGTACGACAGCGTGGGTTGCGCCTACGGCAGCATGGGCACCCGCGATGTGGCGGCGATCCGCAGGATCTGCGGCTCCATGGGCGGCACACCCGAGGCCACCGTGCTCGGTTTTGGCGAGAAACTGCCCGCGGTGAACGTCAGCCTGCTGAACAGCCTGATGATCCGTGCGCTGGACTTCAATGACATCTACTGGAAGGAAGACCCCAGCCACCCCTCCGATCTGATTCCCGCCGCCCTGGCCGTGGGCGAACTGGTGGACGCTCCGATGGAGAAGGTGATCACGGCCATCGTGCTGGCCTACGAGTTCGAACAGCGTCTCTGCCTCTTCGGCAAGCCCGGCGTGCGCGAGCGCGGCTGGCATCACGCCACCCTGACCCAGTTCGTGAGTCCGATCGTGGCCGGGTATCTGCTGGGGCTCACGGAAGACCAGCTGGTGCACGCCATCGGCATCAACGGCTGCCACAACCACACCATCGGCTGCCCCACGGCGGGCAAGCTGACCATGATGAAGAACACGGTGGACCCCATGGCCGTGCAGTCGGGCGTGTTCGCGGCCCTGATGGCCCGCGAGGGGTACTCGGGTACCGAACTGGTCTTCGAAGGCAAGGAAGGGCTCAAGCACTGTTTCGGCGAGGGCTGGGACGACGAGGCCCTTGTGGGCGGCCTGGGCGAAAGCTGGAAGATTCTCGAGTGCGGCATGAAGGCCTTCCCGACCGAAGCGCTGACACACACGCACCTCAGCGCCACGCTCAAGGTGATGCAGGGCCACGGCCTGACTCACAAGGATGTGAAAGAAGTGATCGTGACCACCATCGCGCGGGCCTGCGACATTCTCTTCGACCCGCACAAGTACCGGCCCGAAAGCCGTGAGACGGCCGATCACAGTCTGCCCTACTGCATTGCCGCGGCCATCGTGGACGGCAAGATCACCACGGCCAGTTTCAGCGACGAGAAGATGAAGGACCCGGCGATCTGGGAAACCATTGACAAGATCAAGGGCGAAGCCAGCCTGGAGTTCGAGGCGATGTTCCCGGCCAAGCAGCCCAGCCGCGTGCGCATTCTCACCACCGACGGACGCGAGTTCAGCGAGTATCTCGAGTATCCCAAGGGCGATCCGCGCGAGCCGATGACCCAGGCGGACCTCGATGCCAAGTTCGGGGGACTGGCCGCCGGTCGCCTGAGCCCGCAGAAGCAGCAGCAGGTCAAGCAGGACATCTTCGCCTGCGAGACCCTGTCCTGCCGTGAGCTGATGCAGCGCCTGGTATGTGATCTCTAG
- a CDS encoding GAK system ATP-grasp enzyme yields MKTIAVIGVHDGWSTGQLCRAFESLDCHCHLIEMDELSLDLGSGSLSWRGLDLGSLDAVVVKKIGNRYSPDLLSRLDLLEFLARVRGVPVFSPPAGMRLAVDRLSCTLTLRAANIPMPATTITEDPAEALKAIRAYGNAILKPLYTSKARGMQPVSAEEDLERILAAYKAAGNEMFYVQKRVMHRGRDLGIVFLDGALMGSYARVGGSSWNTTILHGGHYEHVTPSADLVELAQRAQAPFGLSFTCVDVVEAPEGPLIYEVSAFGGFRGLMKACELDAATLYAEWVLGRISGQTGTVSSRDANRPLEN; encoded by the coding sequence ATGAAAACCATCGCCGTGATCGGCGTGCATGATGGCTGGTCCACGGGCCAGCTCTGCCGGGCGTTCGAGAGCCTGGACTGCCACTGCCACCTGATTGAAATGGATGAACTGTCCCTGGATCTGGGCAGCGGGAGTCTCAGCTGGCGTGGCCTGGATCTGGGGTCCCTGGATGCGGTGGTGGTCAAGAAGATCGGCAATCGCTACTCGCCCGATCTGCTGTCCCGCCTGGATCTGCTGGAGTTTCTGGCCCGGGTGCGCGGTGTGCCCGTGTTCTCGCCACCGGCTGGCATGCGCCTGGCCGTGGACCGGCTCAGCTGCACCCTGACCCTGCGTGCGGCCAACATTCCCATGCCCGCCACGACGATCACCGAAGATCCCGCGGAAGCCCTGAAGGCGATTCGCGCCTACGGAAACGCGATCCTCAAGCCCCTGTACACCTCCAAGGCCCGGGGCATGCAACCCGTTTCCGCCGAGGAGGACCTGGAACGCATTCTGGCCGCCTACAAGGCCGCCGGAAACGAAATGTTCTACGTGCAGAAACGCGTGATGCACCGGGGACGCGATCTTGGCATCGTCTTCCTGGATGGCGCGTTGATGGGCAGTTATGCCAGGGTGGGCGGCAGTTCCTGGAACACCACCATCCTGCACGGCGGCCACTACGAGCATGTCACACCCTCGGCCGATCTGGTGGAGCTGGCGCAGCGTGCCCAGGCCCCCTTCGGATTGTCATTCACGTGTGTGGATGTGGTGGAAGCGCCCGAAGGACCGCTGATTTACGAGGTCTCGGCTTTCGGAGGATTCCGCGGATTGATGAAGGCCTGCGAGCTGGATGCCGCGACACTGTATGCCGAATGGGTTCTGGGACGGATTTCGGGACAGACCGGCACCGTGTCCTCCCGGGATGCGAATCGCCCTCTGGAGAACTGA
- a CDS encoding sigma-70 family RNA polymerase sigma factor, whose translation MDPAEKERELLELCRRSPEVGFARLHARYLPLVWALCLKVLDSQAWAEDACQECFVRIWAGLSDFRGDSKLSTWIWTLSHRCILNLAQRESRGERRASRRDELDEHAPTLPDTGRSAADELERKDLLDRLLGELSPAQRSIVTLFYMQELSVAEVAGITGQSDGAVRVTLHRARQRMAMAARALEEK comes from the coding sequence ATGGATCCTGCCGAGAAAGAGCGGGAACTGCTGGAGCTGTGTCGCCGCTCACCCGAAGTGGGCTTCGCCAGGTTGCACGCACGTTACCTGCCCCTGGTCTGGGCCCTCTGCCTGAAAGTGCTGGACTCGCAAGCCTGGGCGGAAGACGCCTGCCAGGAATGCTTCGTGCGCATCTGGGCCGGGCTGTCCGACTTCAGGGGCGACTCGAAACTGAGCACCTGGATCTGGACGCTCAGCCATCGCTGCATCCTGAATCTGGCGCAGCGGGAATCCCGGGGCGAGCGCCGCGCCTCCAGGCGGGACGAGCTGGATGAGCATGCCCCGACCCTGCCGGATACGGGCAGAAGCGCGGCCGATGAACTGGAACGCAAGGACTTGCTGGACCGCCTGCTGGGGGAACTGTCCCCGGCCCAGCGCAGCATCGTGACCCTGTTCTACATGCAGGAGCTTAGTGTGGCGGAAGTGGCCGGCATCACCGGTCAGAGTGACGGTGCGGTGCGTGTGACCCTGCACCGCGCCCGGCAACGCATGGCCATGGCGGCCCGTGCCCTGGAGGAAAAATGA
- a CDS encoding ribonuclease HII — translation MRGHDARLRTRLGLQLLCGVDEAGRGPLAGPVTAAAVILPRGCRLPGLDDSKKLSASRRLELEHEIRQVALAWAVADASVQEIDRLNILQATFLAMQRAVQALTHQPEHVLVDGRDFPFQGRAGSALIKGDGISASVAAASILAKQSRDRQLESAARRWPGYGFEQHKGYGTARHLQALRELGPCPLHRRSFAPVSACLSLFPECPAGESQD, via the coding sequence ATGCGCGGGCATGATGCACGGCTGCGAACCCGCCTGGGGCTTCAGCTGCTCTGCGGGGTCGATGAAGCCGGACGCGGCCCTCTGGCCGGACCCGTGACCGCCGCGGCCGTGATTCTGCCCCGCGGCTGTCGCCTGCCCGGACTGGACGACTCCAAGAAACTCAGCGCCTCCCGTCGACTCGAACTGGAACACGAGATCCGTCAGGTGGCCCTGGCCTGGGCCGTGGCCGATGCCAGCGTTCAGGAAATCGACCGGCTGAACATCCTGCAGGCCACCTTTCTGGCCATGCAGCGCGCGGTGCAGGCACTGACGCACCAGCCTGAGCATGTGCTCGTGGATGGTCGGGACTTTCCCTTCCAGGGGCGTGCGGGGTCGGCCCTGATCAAAGGGGATGGCATCAGCGCCAGCGTGGCGGCGGCCAGCATTCTGGCCAAGCAGAGCCGCGACCGCCAACTGGAATCAGCGGCCCGTCGCTGGCCCGGATACGGGTTCGAGCAACACAAGGGCTACGGCACCGCCCGGCATCTGCAGGCTCTGCGGGAACTGGGCCCCTGTCCGCTGCACCGGCGCAGTTTCGCCCCGGTCAGTGCCTGTCTGTCACTGTTCCCCGAATGCCCTGCCGGCGAGAGTCAGGACTGA
- a CDS encoding amphi-Trp domain-containing protein has translation MEKGREFEHRSLQDGNSIGGYLRALADGFERGELTFKGNGSSLTLNPGSLLEFTLRVESVGDHRRLVLTTEWSERSTTPAPDDLRIGQ, from the coding sequence GTGGAAAAAGGGCGTGAATTCGAACACAGATCACTGCAGGACGGAAACTCCATCGGGGGCTATCTGAGGGCTCTGGCGGACGGTTTCGAACGTGGTGAGCTCACGTTCAAAGGCAACGGCAGCAGCCTGACTCTCAACCCGGGCAGCCTGCTTGAGTTCACTCTGCGGGTCGAATCCGTGGGCGATCATCGTCGCCTGGTGCTGACCACGGAATGGAGCGAGAGGAGCACCACTCCCGCGCCCGATGACCTGCGGATCGGACAATGA
- a CDS encoding SDR family oxidoreductase — protein MTSTPTTSSRPVVLVTGASTGIGLELVRRLQRGHWHVVATARGTSLDRFAREGLAESSTFWIRELDVTDAAQREAVVAEIETRHGALDSLVNNAGISWRAVTEQMPAAEQEAQMRVNYLAPIELIRRVLPAMRARRRGHIINISSVGGMMAMPTMGAYSASKFALEGASESLWYELKPWGISVTLLQPGFVRSDSFHNVLLPERAQRALADPADPYHEYYRQMTRFVERLMGQSRSTAADVACRVERILRTARPPLRTGGTTDATFFYLLRRLLPRPLYHWVLYRSLPRIRQWGPRP, from the coding sequence GTGACATCAACACCCACAACATCTTCCAGGCCCGTCGTGCTGGTCACCGGGGCCAGCACGGGCATCGGTCTCGAGCTTGTGCGGCGCCTGCAACGCGGACACTGGCACGTGGTCGCCACCGCACGGGGGACTTCCCTGGATCGCTTCGCGCGCGAAGGGCTGGCCGAATCCTCCACCTTCTGGATCCGCGAGCTGGACGTGACCGATGCGGCCCAGCGTGAGGCCGTGGTCGCGGAAATCGAGACCCGGCACGGGGCTCTGGACAGCCTGGTGAACAATGCAGGCATCTCCTGGCGTGCGGTCACCGAGCAGATGCCGGCCGCCGAACAGGAAGCCCAGATGCGAGTCAACTATCTGGCACCCATCGAACTGATCCGCCGTGTGCTGCCGGCCATGCGCGCCCGGCGCCGTGGGCACATCATCAACATTTCCTCCGTGGGCGGCATGATGGCCATGCCCACCATGGGAGCCTACTCCGCCAGCAAGTTCGCGCTGGAAGGGGCCAGCGAGAGTCTGTGGTACGAACTGAAACCCTGGGGCATCTCGGTGACTCTGCTCCAGCCCGGTTTCGTGCGTTCGGACTCCTTCCACAATGTGCTGCTTCCCGAGAGAGCGCAGCGTGCGCTGGCCGATCCGGCCGATCCATATCACGAATACTATCGCCAGATGACACGCTTCGTCGAACGCCTGATGGGCCAATCACGCAGCACGGCCGCGGATGTGGCCTGCCGCGTCGAGCGGATCCTGCGCACGGCCCGGCCGCCCTTGCGGACAGGCGGCACAACCGACGCCACCTTCTTCTACCTGCTCCGGCGCCTGCTGCCGCGGCCCCTCTATCACTGGGTGCTCTACCGCAGCCTTCCCCGGATTCGTCAATGGGGGCCCCGACCATGA
- a CDS encoding uracil-DNA glycosylase, producing MTIDDFIGLLESLPARALCFNPYSSGDGACDAIRRQNLRLYLTEMKTAHPDTLLVGEAPGYNGCHWSGIPFTSERQLVRGVARHGLFGPGKGYRWTSGREQGYTEPSGTILWDIIGELPRLPLVWNAFPLHPYKAGLPLSNRTPTDMELNELSFVLHALGELFHIRRHIAIGRKAEAVLAGLGIQAPGVRHPANGGKNACRDGLLALLGTPHARA from the coding sequence ATGACCATTGATGACTTCATCGGACTGCTGGAATCCCTGCCTGCCCGCGCCTTGTGTTTCAATCCTTACAGCAGCGGGGATGGGGCCTGCGATGCGATCCGGCGCCAGAACCTGCGGCTGTATCTGACTGAGATGAAAACGGCGCATCCCGACACCCTGCTCGTGGGCGAGGCTCCCGGTTACAATGGCTGTCACTGGAGCGGCATTCCCTTCACCAGCGAACGTCAATTGGTGCGCGGTGTGGCTCGCCATGGCCTCTTCGGCCCGGGCAAGGGCTATCGCTGGACCAGCGGGCGCGAACAGGGTTACACCGAGCCGTCGGGCACCATTCTGTGGGACATCATCGGCGAGCTGCCACGGCTGCCCCTGGTCTGGAACGCATTCCCGCTGCATCCCTACAAGGCGGGACTTCCCCTGTCCAATCGCACGCCCACCGATATGGAATTGAACGAACTGTCTTTCGTGTTGCACGCATTGGGTGAACTGTTCCATATTCGGCGCCACATCGCCATCGGACGCAAGGCCGAGGCCGTGCTGGCGGGTCTGGGCATTCAGGCGCCCGGCGTGAGACACCCGGCCAATGGTGGCAAGAATGCCTGCCGCGACGGATTGCTGGCACTGTTGGGGACGCCCCATGCGCGGGCATGA
- a CDS encoding thiopurine S-methyltransferase gives MDAEYWLDGWRHDHKPFHQRRINPHLQAHWSRLDPGKDARVLVPLCGRSLDMGWIASQGCRVLGVELAPEPVRAFFDELGQEPVCQDLPPFRRWCAQGLELLQGDFFRLNPEHTSDCRAIYDRASLPALPPEMRQLYASTLSRVAPIGCRSLLIVPVYEQSQMQPPPFSVDHEEVMSLFGPHWSVELLEEQEMPVAPRFAERGLKGIRERVYLLRRGESS, from the coding sequence ATGGATGCAGAATACTGGCTGGACGGCTGGCGTCACGACCACAAACCCTTTCACCAGCGCCGGATCAATCCACACTTGCAGGCCCACTGGTCCCGGTTGGATCCGGGGAAGGACGCCCGTGTGCTGGTGCCCTTGTGCGGGCGCAGTCTTGACATGGGCTGGATCGCCTCGCAGGGATGCCGAGTGCTGGGTGTGGAGTTGGCCCCGGAGCCGGTGAGGGCCTTCTTTGACGAACTTGGGCAGGAACCGGTCTGCCAGGACCTGCCGCCTTTCCGCCGCTGGTGCGCCCAGGGCCTGGAGCTGCTGCAGGGTGATTTCTTCCGGTTGAATCCCGAACACACCAGCGACTGCCGGGCGATCTACGACCGGGCCTCACTGCCCGCCCTGCCTCCGGAGATGCGGCAGCTCTACGCGAGCACGCTGTCGCGCGTGGCGCCCATCGGTTGCCGCAGCCTGCTGATCGTGCCGGTGTACGAGCAGAGCCAGATGCAGCCCCCGCCCTTCAGCGTGGATCACGAGGAAGTCATGTCCCTGTTCGGGCCGCACTGGAGCGTGGAACTGCTGGAGGAGCAGGAGATGCCGGTGGCCCCGCGCTTTGCCGAGCGGGGGCTGAAAGGCATTCGCGAGCGGGTCTACTTGCTGCGTCGGGGAGAGTCGTCCTGA
- a CDS encoding GAK system CofD-like protein produces MADAIDPNRARNPVSGAAFLFFSGGSALRSLSRQLVKVSHRSMHVITPFDNGGSSAELRRHFRMLSVGDLRNRLLALADFDRPGVRDAHSLLNTRLEQNATRGELLETLHEIAGGSHPRTLQLAKERKRPMLKGLSTLIAALPPGFDPRGASIGNLVLTGMYLDHARDMTPALADFAELLNVRGSVHPASESDLDLAAELADGSQITGQRAITARETTPLSSPLSRLWFCDPLSGAEAPLPRASARALAMIASADMIIYPYGSFWTSLVAALKPAGILDAIRQSRRPKVWIPSTWPDPEISGMRLEETLDRLLGVLGVMPGSDAAGEVLDAVIVDPRNGRYTGGLSSRALRARKVRVLEHELVSPESSPGIDPARLIPILQQLS; encoded by the coding sequence ATGGCCGATGCCATCGATCCCAACCGGGCCCGCAATCCGGTCAGCGGGGCGGCATTCCTCTTCTTCAGCGGAGGCAGTGCCCTGCGCTCGCTCTCACGCCAGCTGGTGAAGGTGAGCCACCGCAGCATGCATGTGATCACCCCCTTTGACAACGGGGGCAGCAGTGCCGAACTGCGCAGGCACTTCCGCATGCTGTCGGTGGGTGATCTGCGCAATCGCCTGCTGGCCCTGGCGGATTTCGACCGGCCCGGAGTGCGCGACGCCCACAGCCTGCTCAACACGCGCCTGGAACAGAATGCCACCCGGGGCGAACTGCTCGAGACTCTGCACGAGATCGCCGGCGGCAGTCATCCACGCACTCTGCAACTGGCCAAGGAACGCAAACGCCCCATGCTGAAAGGGTTGTCGACCCTGATCGCAGCGCTGCCGCCCGGATTTGACCCACGCGGGGCCAGCATCGGCAATCTGGTGCTCACGGGCATGTACCTGGATCACGCGCGTGACATGACTCCCGCGCTGGCCGACTTCGCCGAGCTGCTCAACGTGCGCGGCAGCGTGCATCCCGCCAGCGAGAGCGATCTGGATCTGGCCGCCGAGCTGGCCGACGGCAGCCAGATCACTGGACAGCGCGCCATCACCGCGCGTGAGACCACGCCGCTCTCGTCTCCTCTCAGCCGACTCTGGTTCTGTGATCCGTTGAGTGGTGCTGAAGCGCCCCTTCCGCGTGCCTCGGCCCGCGCGTTGGCGATGATCGCCTCCGCGGACATGATCATCTATCCCTACGGCAGCTTCTGGACCAGTCTGGTGGCCGCACTGAAGCCGGCGGGAATCCTGGACGCCATCCGCCAGAGTCGTCGGCCCAAGGTCTGGATCCCGTCGACCTGGCCTGACCCCGAAATTTCCGGGATGCGCCTCGAAGAGACCCTGGACCGTCTGCTGGGCGTGCTGGGTGTGATGCCCGGCAGCGATGCGGCCGGCGAGGTACTGGACGCTGTGATCGTGGACCCTCGCAACGGGCGTTATACGGGCGGCCTCAGCAGCCGGGCCCTGCGAGCACGCAAGGTGAGAGTCCTGGAACACGAGCTGGTCAGCCCTGAAAGCAGTCCCGGCATCGACCCGGCCCGACTGATTCCCATTCTGCAGCAGCTCAGCTGA